The Triticum dicoccoides isolate Atlit2015 ecotype Zavitan chromosome 6A, WEW_v2.0, whole genome shotgun sequence genome has a window encoding:
- the LOC119314597 gene encoding wall-associated receptor kinase 5-like: MATVLLLLIVLHLLVASAAQRQLPVARPGCRDRCGNITVPYPFGIGAGCYRDSQDGFQLECDDDSGRSPPRLTVVHYNHRLGDLSLAAGEARAYLKARRECYYSNGSLAYRNTNHMSLQGAPYLLSSTKNRLVALGCPTLGFFVDGHGSYVSGCTSLCQPSGNTMPGSCTGLRCCQSAIPAGINFFRLVLLSFQRTAGTPRGQDDTNSFTNSSTACRYVFLVEADWFSYTDSVFLNRTDEFIVPLVLDWAIRNVDNCSAASQNTTDFACRGAHSECFNVTNGIGYRCNCSQGYQGNPYLDDRCIDIDECQLKDEYLCYGVCTNTLGNYTCQCPPGTSGDATRKDGCQPVDKFTLALKVVTGVSIGVFLLVFMCFWLYLGLQKRKLIKAKQSFFEHNGGVILQQQMRSYSGTAGGGGGGFKIFSEEELEKATNNFAADQILGRGGHGIVYKGVLEDKTVVAIKKSKVMEATETKEFAREMLILSQINHRNVVKLHGCCLEVEVPMLVYEYVSNGTLYHYIHGGEGLDNNKALDTRLRIAAKSAEALSYMHSSALPPILHSDVKTANILLDENLTAKVTDFGASKLAPNDEVEIATLVQGTCGYLDLEYLMTCQLTDKSDVYSFGIVLLELLTGKKPIRFDGPEEGRSLVSGFMTAAKVGGHYELLDSQVRNEMGPEALEEITHLMMRCVSMSGEERPSMKEVAERLEALRRYRRHPWGQAGAGDPEEGQSLLGREQQRDVSYKFKPHDVLDLEEGSTYTFSL, encoded by the exons ATGGCCACTGTACTGCTTCTCCTGATCGTGCTGCATTTGCTGGTGGCGTCGGCGGCTCAGCGGCAGCTGCCCGTGGCGCGGCCAGGGTGCCGCGACAGGTGCGGGAACATCACTGTCCCCTACCCCTTCGGCATCGGCGCCGGCTGCTACCGCGACAGCCAAGACGGCTTCCAGCTCGAGTGCGACGACGACTCCGGCCGCTCTCCTCCTCGGCTCACCGTCGTCCATTACAACCACCGCCTGGGGGACCTCTCGCTCGCGGCCGGCGAGGCTCGCGCCTACCTCAAAGCGAGGAGGGAGTGCTACTACTCCAATGGCAGCCTCGCCTATCGGAACACGAACCACATGTCCCTCCAAGGCGCCCCCTACCTCTTGTCGTCCACCAAGAACCGCCTGGTCGCGCTCGGCTGCCCCACCCTTGGCTTCTTCGTCGACGGCCATGGTTCCTACGTCAGCGGCTGTACGTCCTTGTGCCAGCCGTCGGGGAACACCATGCCGGGCTCGTGCACCGGCCTCAGGTGCTGCCAGAGCGCGATACCCGCTGGCATCAACTTCTTCCGGCTTGTCCTGCTCAGCTTCCAGCGAACGGCAGGGACGCCCCGGGGGCAGGATGACACAAACTCCTTTACCAACAGCTCCACGGCGTGCCGCTACGTGTTCCTCGTCGAGGCGGACTGGTTCAGCTACACAGACAGCGTCTTCCTCAACCGCACCGACGAATTCATCGTCCCCCTCGTGCTCGACTGGGCCATCCGGAACGTTGACAACTGCAGCGCCGCTAGCCAAAACACGACGGACTTCGCCTGCCGAGGCGCTCATAGCGAGTGCTTCAATGTCACCAATGGCATCGGGTACCGGTGCAACTGCTCCCAGGGCTACCAAGGCAACCCGTACCTCGACGACAGATGCATAG ACATCGACGAGTGCCAACTGAAAGACGAATACCTGTGCTACGGGGTCTGCACAAACACATTAGGGAACTACACATGCCAATGCCCTCCGGGTACTAGTGGAGATGCCACTAGGAAGGATGGCTGCCagccagtggacaagttcaccttaGCTCTGAAAGTCGTCACAG GAGTCAGCATCGGGGTGTTCTTGTTGGTGTTCATGTGCTTCTGGCTCTACCTGGGGCTGCAGAAGCGAAAGCTCATCAAGGCAAAGCAGAGCTTCTTTGAGCACAACGGAGGCGTCATCCTGCAGCAGCAGATGCGTTCCTACAGCGGCACCgccggaggtggtggtggcgggttcAAGATATTCTCCGAGGAAGAGCTCGAGAAGGCGACCAACAACTTCGCTGCCGATCAGATCCTCGGGCGGGGCGGCCATGGCATCGTGTACAAGGGCGTCCTCGAGGACAAGACGGTGGTGGCCATCAAGAAGTCCAAAGTGATGGAGGCGACCGAGACCAAGGAGTTTGCGAGAGAGATGCTCATCCTCTCGCAGATCAACCACCGGAACGTCGTCAAGCTGCACGGCTGCTGCCTCGAGGTGGAGGTGCCAATGCTGGTGTATGAGTACGTTTCCAATGGCACCCTCTACCACTACATCCATGGTGGTGAGGGCCTCGACAATAACAAGGCACTCGATACCCGCCTTCGGATAGCGGCGAAGTCTGCGGAGGCGCTGTCGTATATGCACTCGTCAGCCTTACCCCCGATCCTCCACAGTGATGTCAAGACGGCGAACATCCTGCTTGACGAAAACCTCACTGCCAAAGTCACGGATTTTGGGGCGTCGAAGCTGGCACCAAACGACGAGGTTGAGATTGCGACATTGGTGCAGGGAACTTGCGGGTACCTGGACCTGGAGTACCTCATGACATGCCAGCTGACGGACAAGAGCGACGTGTACAGCTTTGGCATCGTTCTGCTGGAACTCCTTACAGGGAAGAAGCCGATCCGCTTCGACGGGCCAGAGGAGGGAAGGAGCCTCGTGTCCGGATTCATGACAGCAGCGAAGGTTGGTGGACACTACGAGCTCCTTGACAGCCAGGTGAGAAATGAGATGGGGCCTGAGGCATTGGAAGAAATCACGCACCTCATGATGCGATGCGTGAGCATGAGCGGCGAGGAGCGGCCGTCGATGAAGGAAGTTGCCGAGAGGTTGGAGGCGTTGAGAAGGTACCGGAGGCACCCATGGGGCCAGGCTGGTGCTGGTGATCCGGAGGAGGGGCAAAGTTTGCTTGGTAGAGAGCAACAACGTGATGTGAGTTATAAGTTCAAACCGCATGACGTGCTTGATCTCGAAGAGGGTAGCACATACACTTTTAGCTTGTAG
- the LOC119316114 gene encoding wall-associated receptor kinase 3-like — protein MCKVFWMCLQKKLDLAPVSLVGDTGYISNTLYLGLQKRKLIKAKQSFFEHNGGVILQRQMRSYSGAAAGGGGGFKIFSEEELKKVTNNFTADQILGRGGHGIVYRGVLEDKTIVAIKKSKMMEATETKEFAREMLILSQINHRNVVKLHGCFLEVEVSMLVYEYVSNGTLYHYIHGGEGLDTNKALDTRLRIAAESAEALSYMHSSASPPILHGDVKTASILLDGTLTAKVSDFGASKLQPSDEAEIATLVQGTCGYLDPEYLMTCQLTDKSDVYSFGVVLLELLTRKKVLCFDGPEEDRSLVSRFTTVVKADQHDKLLDDQVRTEMGPEALEEVTHLVMHCVGMIREERPSMKQVAEKLEALRRYHRHPWGQAGADPEEGQSLLGEEQQHDTFRPQDVLDLEEGSTYIFSL, from the exons ATGTGTAAAGTATTTTGGATGTGCCTCCAGAAAAAACTAGATCTCGCTCCAGTGTCACTCGTGGGCGACACTGGATACATTTCAAACAC GCTCTACTTGGGGCTGCAGAAGAGAAAACTCATCAAGGCAAAGCAGAGCTTCTTCGAGCACAACGGTGGCGTCATCCTACAGCGGCAGATGCGTTCCTACAGTGGCGCtgccgcgggaggcggcggcggtttcAAGATATTCTCGGAAGAGGAGCTCAAGAAGGTGACAAACAACTTCACTGCCGATCAAATCCTTGGTCGCGGTGGCCATGGCATCGTCTATAGAGGTGTTCTGGAGGACAAAACCATAGTGGCCATCAAAAAGTCCAAGATGATGGAGGCGACTGAGACCAAGGAGTTTGCGAgggagatgctcatcctctcccagaTCAACCATCGGAACGTCGTCAAGCTGCACGGTTGCTTCCTCGAGGTGGAGGTGTCGATGCTTGTCTATGAGTATGTCTCCAACGGAACTCTCTACCACTACATCCATGGCGGCGAGGGCCTCGACACCAACAAGGCACTCGACACCCGCCTTCGGATAGCAGCAGAGTCTGCCGAGGCCCTGTCATATATGCACTCGTCGGCCTCGCCCCCAATCCTCCATGGCGATGTCAAGACTGCTAGCATCCTACTCGACGGCACCCTCACCGCCAAAGTCTCTGACTTCGGGGCGTCGAAGCTACAACCAAGTGATGAGGCTGAGATTGCAACACTGGTGCAAGGAACCTGCGGGTATCTGGACCCGGAGTACCTCATGACATGCCAGCTGACAGACAAGAGTGACGTCTATAGCTTTGGTGTTGTTCTGCTCGAACTCTTGACAAGGAAGAAGGTGTTGTGCTTTGATGGGCCAGAGGAGGACAGGAGCCTTGTGTCCCGATTCACGACGGTTGTGAAAGCCGACCAGCACGACAAGCTCCTTGATGACCAGGTGAGAACAGAGATGGGCCCAGAGGCGTTGGAAGAAGTAACGCACCTTGTGATGCATTGTGTAGGCATGATCAGGGAGGAGCGTCCATCAATGAAGCAAGTTGCTGAGAAACTGGAGGCTCTGAGGAGGTACCACAGACACCCATGGGGCCAGGCTGGTGCCGATCCGGAGGAGGGGCAAAGCTTGCTTGGCGAAGAGCAACAACATGATACATTCAGACCGCAAGATGTTCTTGATCTTGAAGAGGGTAGTACATATATTTTTAGCTTGTAG